A window of the Zeugodacus cucurbitae isolate PBARC_wt_2022May chromosome 4, idZeuCucr1.2, whole genome shotgun sequence genome harbors these coding sequences:
- the LOC105216744 gene encoding enkurin — MSLVYITRHYENIKNIENTADYYQFMKSSSIAKPARSNRKKDKSRAVIKLPDGKKLLTDSKKSEHKTMGYSETPLSEPCEFLRKNGGVKWQRKRDHICPKRDEPVVPVPRLEDLKKERQKREKEKKKVNFIKKNAQCIKNAPGKWHPPKYIDFHTGTPRNLKNSGLVPQYVCSEAYGKVPCYLRLHKKIVSDKPEICKIEQVQLAERCKFKDASIRQLPLEERDNILKGLKQHFNDVFKAYQAGSLLIDNISKRLRKSNLEKELRQLEHDIFLLESNPIIFVSEF, encoded by the exons ATGTCGCTTGTCTACATAACACGTCACTATGAGAATATCAAAAACATCGAAAACACCGCCGATTATTATCAATTCATGAAGTCCAGCTCTATTGCGAAACCTGCACGATCCAATAGGAAAAAGGATAAGTCCAGAGCTGTTATCAAATTGCCGGACGGTAAGAAGTTATTAACCGACTCTAAAAAGAGTGAGCACAAAACCATGGGCTACAGTGAGACACCACTAAGTGAACCATGCGAGTTTTTGCGTAAAAATGGTGGCGTCAAGTGGCAGAGAAAACGAGATCACATCTGTCCCAAACGGGATGAGCCTGTGGTGCCTGTACCACGTTTGGAAGATCTAAAGAAGGAGAGACAAAAGCGtgaaaaagagaagaaaaaagtCAATTTCATTAAGAAGAATGCGCAATGCATTAAGAATGCGCCAGGCAAATGGCATCCACCGAAATATATTGACTTCCACACAGGCACACCACGTAACTTGAAAAATTCCGGACTTGTGCCACAATATGTTTGTTCCGAAGCCTACGGCAAAGTGCCGTGTTACTTGCGTTTGCATAAAAAGATAGTGTCGGACAAACCCGAAATATGTAAGATAGAACAAGTGCAGTTGGCTGAGCGTTGCAAGTTCAAGGATGCCAGTATTCGTCAGTTACCCTTGGAGGAGCgcgataatattttgaag ggTCTAAAGCAACATTTCAATGACGTCTTCAAAGCTTACCAAGCGGGTTCTTTGCTAATTGACAACATTTCGAAGCGTTTGAGAAAGTCAAATTTGGAAAAGGAGTTACGCCAACTGGAACATGACATTTTTCTTCTAGAATCCAATCCAATCATATTTGTATctgaattttaa
- the LOC105216774 gene encoding sorting nexin lst-4, producing MTSYVRAMYDFSGEPGSSEISIKVGEILAVTRTDVGEGWWEGKNSQGKVGLFPAAYVEVMSAAEAQKHNNQTSTSSPVAVPAATTTTDASNRYDQTADEYDDWEDDWDDDNETYSEIGPSGGAKTSNHAGHATTLSHSASNYDNKNLPAAPMDDTISLASTAAPNNTATLKKSGMFGKSSDSYILGLGNKEKLSEHEIVHIANVENFCYWQTNHQRYTVIVASPKKESKFKGMKTFIAYQLTPSFNDTSVSRRYKHFDWLHERLVEKFCLIPIPPLPDKQISGRYEEQFVEHRRVQLQEFVDWVCRHPVLSQCEVWHHFLTCNDDKAWKSGKRKAERDTYVGVSYCWAISPPEKTLLPSHVDAQMESCSQFVHAMDISVRNLLALSNDTAKRYQTQCKKEFQRIGDGMSDLAKALNIDERRAPSKTTPLSESVGRVGGIFIGIGQLFGDQPKSDWIPFSDRLHIYRGVLNSFPDILSTHKGAMQKRKECERLTAEQKMSNAQMTDVNRRTDVISYAVMAEMSHFKEERDTHMKQALKSFIEEQIKFYSNVVNRLQEAYRQFD from the exons atgacATCATATGTGCGTGCAATGTACGATTTCTCTGGTGAGCCAGGCTCATCGGAGATTTCAATAAAGGTTGGTGAAATCCTGGCAGTGACTCGCACAGACGTTGGAGAAGGTTGGTGGGAGGGGAAGAATAGTCAAGGAAAAGTTGGTCTTTTTCCAGCGGCCTATGTGGAGGTGATGTCGGCCGCCGAAGCACAGAAACATAACAACCAAACTAGTACTAGTAGTCCTGTTGCAGTGCCTGCTGCGACAACCACAACTGATGCATCGAATCGATATGATCAAACCGCTGATGAATATGACGATTGGGAGGATGATTGGGATGATGACAATGAAACTTATTCCGAAATAGGACCCAGTGGTGGGGCAAAAACTAGTAATCATGCAGGACATGCAACAACACTCTCACATTCCGCTAGCaattatgataataaaaatcTGCCAGCTGCACCAATGGACGATACTATCTCATTAGCATCTACAGCTGCGCCAAACAACACAGCCACTTTGAAAAAGTCTGGTATGTTCGGTAAAAGTTCGGATTCGTATATACTCGGTTTGGGCAATAAGGAAAAGCTTTCGGAACATGAAATTGTGCATATAGCTAATGtggaaaatttttgttattggcAAACTAACCATCAACGTTACACCGTAATAGTGGCCAGTCCCAAAAAAGAGTCTAAATTTAAAGGAATGAAAACTTTCATTGCATACCAGTTGACACCGAGCTTTAATGATACATCT GTATCAAGACGATACAAACATTTTGATTGGTTACACGAACGTTTAGTGGAGAAATTTTGCCTCATTCCCATACCACCACTACCAGACAAGCAAATTTCTGGACGTTATGAAGAACAATTTGTGGAACATCGACGAGTGCAATTGCAAGAGTTTGTGGATTGGGTTTGTCGTCATCCTGTACTGTCACAATGCGAAGTGTGGCATCATTTCTTGACCTGCAATGATGACAAGGCATGGAAATCGGGCAAAAGGAAGGCCGAACGTGACACATATGTGGGAGTATCTTATTGCTGGGCCATATCACCGCCGGAGAAAACATTGTTGCCATCACATGTAGATGCTCAAATGGAAAGTTGTTCACAATTCGTGCATGCAATGGATATTTCGGTACGAAATCTCTTAGCATTATCCAATGATACGGCGAAGCGTTATCAAACACAATGTAAAAAAGAATTCCAACGTATTGGTGATGGCATGTCGGACCTAGCAAAGGCCTTAAATATTGACGAGCGTCGCGCACCCTCAAAAACAACACCGTTGTCGGAAAGTGTTGGGCGCGTTGGTGGTATATTCATTGGTATCGGACAGCTCTTTGGTGACCAACCAAAATCAGACTGGATACCATTCTCGGACCGTTTGCATATCTACAg AGGTGTCCTCAACAGTTTCCCTGACATTCTGTCAACACACAAAGGTGCAATGCAAAAGCGTAAAGAATGCGAACGTCTAACTGCTGAGCAAAAGATGAGCAATGCCCAAATGACCGATGTGAATCGTCGTACCGATGTTATTTCCTATGCTGTAATGGCTGAAATGTCGCATTTTAAAGAGGAACGTGACACACATATGAAACAGGCGCTTAAATCATTTATAGAAGAACAAATTAAGTTCTATTCAAATGTCGTTAATAGGCTGCAAGAAGCTTATCGTCAATTTGACTAA
- the LOC105216783 gene encoding uncharacterized protein LOC105216783 — MSSLDIYDDTENLISSDEYSEEDDDELMNVAISSQQKNKRGSTERIYNVPASMRSSRKEHRLPFKRKLCNKYKARALKWLSGKAKREKSKEYLLCLKRKNTPVIESHTRERAYNSPDNYKEVKLTNNLAETIDLDESDVEDISPIKNTDVCKAELEEEIKEKPKEEIIAKPNVIEKQAEKELVEIQNEPVEKPNPLPEMPTKQESPAQMKEQKQEEPSCNKRARSPSPVTEDTCNENKKHQPERPTSTQLYRQINELFPKYDEVLGNHVKHNNTTLDALDENMTRLMLDIQTLNEILEAKETEWNRLQNLKRVKEEILARLERKKHILGLKDRKFDEHKYNLQTLKELETYLSESQPSTSVNVGLSTTHQLIENRASMKREELQRERNNTNRLQSILISNNILQRADTSTYDMDNTKNDVSPIHQTAFNDDSPELHKYQYLEQKMKSKIGRQGPFVDVKSMVADFRQQNPVVFPRVGKRIKTNDGNYSVRALSTPPNCVDPNSVYMESSYNCNGSNYTPTLEKLLSTTSRNNSSLHSKPSAPATQGFKFNTESQKSYYRLQSDNGCNEISITPVNCVNRYPQRIQNSKSGLLRTALDVNSQHNQYYDMSNYVKSSHKAMRNMHDSDLQLCQECKMHEARFVCAGCGNQWYCSRECQVSAWDKHSDVCSE; from the exons ATGTCGAGTCTGGATATATACGACGACACAGAGAACCTTATAAGCAGTGATGAATATAGCGAAGAGGATGATGATGAACTTATGAATGTTGCTATAAGTTCGCAGCAGAAAAACAAGCGTGGAAGCACTGAACGCATATACAATGTACCAGCATCCATGCGTTCCTCCCGAAAAGAACACAGACTGCCGTTCAAAAGAAAATTGTGTAACAAATACAAAGCTAGAGCCTTGAAATG GCTCAGTGGAAAGGCGAAACGTGAAAAGAGTAAGGAGTATTTACTATgtttaaaaaggaaaaatacgCCCGTTATTGAATCTCATACGCGTGAACGTGCATATAACTCGCCAGATAATTATAAGGAagttaaattaacaaataacttaGCAGAAACTATAGATTTAGATGAATCTGATGTTGAGGATATCTCTCCTATCAAAAATACAGATGTGTGTAAAGCAGAGCTTGAAGAGGAAATCAAAGAGAAACCAAAGGAAGAAATAATTGCTAAACCTAACGTTATTGAAAAACAAGCAGAAAAAGAGTTGGTAGAAATACAAAACGAACCAGTTGAAAAACCAAATCCGCTACCGGAAATGCCAACAAAACag gaaTCGCCAGCACAAatgaaagaacaaaaacaagagGAACCAAGTTGCAATAAAAGAGCACGCTCTCCTTCGCCTGTAACAGAAGATActtgtaatgaaaataaaaaacaccaACCGGAGCGGCCAACTTCCACACAACTGTACAGACAAATCAATGAATTGTTTCCCAAGTACGATGAAGTACTTGGAAATCATGTAAAACATAATAACACTACATTGGATGCTCTCGATGAGAATATGACACGTTTAATGCTGGACATACAAACTTTGAATGAAATACTTGAAGCAAAAGAGACCGAATGGAATCGACTGCAGAACTTGAAAAGAGTTAAAGAGGAGATACTTGCACGCTTAGAACGAAAGAAACATATACTTGGCCTAAAAGATCGGAAATTTGATGAGCACAAATATAATTTGCAAACTTTGAAAGAGCTGGAAACGTATCTATCGGAGTCACAGCCGTCAACGTCAGTGAATGTTGGGCTCTCCACGACACATCAACTCATTGAAAATCGTGCAAGTATGAAAAGGGAAGAGTTACAAAGAGAGCGCAACAACACAAATCGGTTGCAAAG CATACTAATATCGAACAACATTCTACAGCGTGCAGATACCTCTACCTATGATATGGATAATACGAAAAATGACGTATCTCCCATCCATCAAACAGCGTTTAACGATGATAGCCCAGAGCTGCACAAGTATCAGTATTTGGAACAGAAAATGAAATCGAAGATCGGGCGACAGGGACCATTTGTGGATGTAAAAAGTATGGTTGCTGATTTTCGACAACAAAATCCCGTTGTCTTCCCGCGCGTTGGCAAACGTATTAAAACCAACGATGGTAATTACAGCGTCCGAGCGCTGAGTACGCCGCCAAAT TGTGTTGATCCCAACAGCGTGTATATGGAGTCGTCGTATAACTGCAACGGTTCCAATTATACACcaacattagaaaaattgctCAGTACAACGTCGCGCAACAACAGCTCCTTACACAGCAAACCCAGTGCACCAGCAACACAaggatttaaatttaatacagaAAGCCAAAAAAGTTACTATCGTCTGCAGAGTGATAATGGCTGTAATGAAATTTCAATAACGCCAGTGAATTGCGTTAATCGCTACCCACAAAGAatacaaaattccaaatcgggACTACTACGTACGGCACTAGATGTG AATTCCCAACACAATCAATACTACGACATGTCCAACTATGTAAAATCCTCACACAAAGCTATGCGCAATATGCACGACAGTGATTTGCAATTGTGTCAAGAGTGTAAAATGCATGAGGCGCGCTTTGTTTGTGCTGGTTGTGGCAATCAATGGTACTGTAGCAGAGAGTGTCAG GTTTCCGCTTGGGATAAACATTCAGATGTGTGCAGTGAGTGA